One region of Anaeromyxobacter paludicola genomic DNA includes:
- a CDS encoding RIO1 family regulatory kinase/ATPase domain-containing protein: MNDPLQQLLADGVIDQVVARLKSGKEADIWLVQHGSEVVAAKVYKDLHARNFRNNAAYKEGRQVRDSRTQRAMDRGSRFGQQAAEEAWKAKESDALHQLHAAGVRVPRPVMFYEGVLLMEAVVDAEGHAAPRLVETAVPPERAAEWYADLRQQVVRMLCCDLIHGDLSPYNVLLAWNGPTVIDFPQVVGAAHNSQAERFFERDLETIRRFFAPLDPAVAAAAGDAREIWRAYVRRELTPDFVPTGRLPPEPARHGRHERHGGRSHERDRKPHGGRHGGPQPHAGGKPAQSGAPQGGGRAAQSGPQRGAPNRPAQPTPPQTGAPNRPAQPPSPPRGEGRGGAARSTPQHHGGGRPAHSGPRGAPSRPAQPPQAGAPNRPAQPTPPQSGAPSRPALPPSPPRGEGRGGAARSTPQPHAGGRPAHPGPHRGQQGRPAQSPSPPAAESRGGAARSAPPPHVRRDARGGPRDDRRGGHPPRPPRREPPGPLVTYVTRPPLSPPQPKPPGEDDKPGRPPHGKR; encoded by the coding sequence ATGAACGACCCCCTCCAGCAGCTCCTGGCCGACGGCGTCATCGACCAGGTCGTCGCGCGCCTGAAGAGCGGCAAGGAGGCCGACATCTGGCTCGTGCAGCACGGGAGCGAGGTGGTCGCCGCGAAGGTCTACAAGGACCTGCACGCGCGCAACTTCCGCAACAACGCCGCCTACAAGGAAGGGCGCCAGGTCCGCGACTCGCGCACCCAGCGCGCCATGGACCGGGGCAGCCGCTTCGGCCAGCAGGCGGCCGAGGAGGCCTGGAAGGCGAAGGAGTCCGACGCCCTCCACCAGCTCCACGCCGCCGGCGTCCGGGTGCCCCGGCCGGTGATGTTCTACGAGGGCGTGCTGCTCATGGAGGCGGTGGTGGACGCCGAGGGGCACGCCGCGCCCCGGCTCGTCGAGACCGCCGTGCCGCCCGAGCGCGCCGCCGAGTGGTACGCCGACCTGCGCCAGCAGGTGGTGCGGATGCTCTGCTGCGACCTCATCCACGGCGACCTCTCGCCCTACAACGTGCTCCTCGCCTGGAACGGCCCGACCGTCATCGACTTCCCGCAGGTGGTCGGGGCGGCGCACAACAGCCAGGCCGAGCGGTTCTTCGAGCGCGACCTCGAGACCATCCGCCGCTTCTTCGCCCCGCTCGACCCGGCCGTCGCCGCCGCCGCCGGCGACGCGCGCGAGATCTGGCGCGCCTACGTCCGCCGCGAGCTCACCCCCGACTTCGTCCCCACCGGCCGGCTCCCCCCCGAGCCCGCCCGCCACGGGCGCCACGAGCGCCACGGCGGCCGCTCGCACGAGCGGGACCGCAAGCCGCACGGCGGCCGCCACGGCGGGCCGCAGCCGCACGCCGGGGGCAAGCCGGCGCAGTCCGGCGCGCCGCAGGGCGGAGGCAGGGCGGCGCAGTCCGGCCCACAGCGCGGCGCCCCGAACCGTCCCGCGCAGCCCACCCCGCCGCAGACCGGCGCCCCGAACCGCCCCGCGCAGCCCCCCTCCCCGCCGCGCGGGGAGGGCCGGGGAGGGGCCGCCAGGAGCACCCCGCAGCACCACGGCGGCGGCAGACCGGCGCACTCCGGCCCGCGCGGCGCCCCGAGCCGCCCCGCGCAGCCGCCGCAGGCCGGCGCCCCCAACCGTCCCGCGCAGCCCACTCCGCCGCAGTCCGGCGCCCCGAGCCGTCCCGCGCTGCCCCCCTCCCCGCCGCGCGGGGAGGGCCGTGGAGGGGCCGCCAGGAGCACCCCGCAGCCTCACGCCGGCGGCAGACCGGCTCACCCTGGTCCGCACCGGGGCCAGCAGGGCCGCCCCGCGCAGTCCCCCTCCCCGCCGGCCGCGGAGAGCCGGGGCGGAGCCGCGCGGAGCGCCCCGCCTCCCCACGTCCGCCGCGACGCGCGAGGCGGCCCCCGCGATGACCGCCGCGGCGGTCACCCTCCGCGCCCCCCGCGCCGCGAGCCCCCCGGCCCCCTCGTGACCTACGTGACGCGCCCCCCGCTCTCGCCCCCGCAGCCGAAGCCGCCGGGCGAGGACGACAAGCCCGGGCGGCCGCCGCACGGGAAGCGGTAG
- a CDS encoding DUF5658 family protein, with translation MRSSRVDPRALVALFVAFNAVDAVTTAWLVGVRGAGEANPVMGAVLSLGTAPFVFVKLGLAFVLAAFTARYAVRVLRALCVAFAGIAAWQVTLCFTM, from the coding sequence ATGCGGAGCTCTCGCGTGGACCCGCGCGCCCTGGTCGCGCTGTTCGTCGCCTTCAACGCGGTGGACGCCGTGACCACGGCCTGGCTGGTGGGCGTGCGCGGGGCGGGCGAGGCGAACCCGGTCATGGGCGCGGTCCTGTCGCTCGGGACGGCGCCGTTCGTCTTCGTGAAGCTCGGCCTCGCCTTCGTCCTCGCGGCCTTCACGGCGCGCTACGCGGTCCGGGTCCTGCGCGCCCTCTGCGTCGCCTTCGCCGGCATCGCCGCCTGGCAGGTGACGCTCTGCTTCACGATGTAG
- the gltA gene encoding NADPH-dependent glutamate synthase, with amino-acid sequence MTRIVRRQAFSDTTFLWEVEAPDVARAAQPGHFVMLRLHEGSERIPLTVADFDREKGTITMVVQALGKTTREMMTNYAEGDTFLDFVGPLGLPQHVGKFGHVVLVGGGLGVAPVYPQLRAFKEAGCRTTGVIGFRNKDLVFWEDKFKTYCDDLVVCTDDGSYGKPGFVTQALKEICEKDKPDLVVAIGPLPMMNACVETTRPFGVKTMVSLNAIMVDGTGMCGSCRVTVDGKVKFACVEGPDFDGHKVDFKELMARQRRFKEQEAAANQDYAHVCNLEKQLFEDEKRNYKKLKELAPKAVHMPERDAQERARNFKEVNLGYSLQDALTEAERCIQCAKPTCVAGCPVSIDIPRFIRHLLVRDLDGAAAVIRESNAFPSVCGRVCPQETQCESQCIIAKKMESVAIGRLERFVGDTAALPKAKPPVFAPQDRLGRVAICGSGPAGLAAAADLVRYGADVTVFEALHVVGGVLQYGIPSFRLPRDIIEREVKQLRDAGVKIETNKVIGKTFTVPQLLEEKGFDAVFLGVGAGAPAFLGIPGENAGQVYSANEFLTRVNLMGGDKFPYLDTPIRLGNSVVVIGAGNTAMDCLRVAKRLGAPTVRCVYRRSEAEAPARIEEIRHAKEEGIEFYFLHGPVEILADADGNVTGMKVERMVLGEPDEKGRRKPMGTGELHVLECDTVISALGTKANPVVTESTPGLALNKWGNIAADDGKPQSTQATNLPGVFAGGDIVTGGATVILAMGAGRRAARSIAAWLRNGKRSWPVTAEEAAAFEPPAQVRPAPAGATVPAGALEEPVRTCPKCHRPIEGDEEYVCCAGAQLSWRCEKCAKVSEGFAFPYGLCPICGEGKLAPLDDREVSGAALDAVRVAFEIELGGMAFYTRAAKEATDPALRELFGRFAGMETEHMATLQRRYHVEAPAAPSDSFRIASAAIFAGLEHRPSDPESLFQIAILFEQRAVKFFTENVDKAPAGSAARQLYKELAAEEQEHVALLTTELARWKQGKPGLL; translated from the coding sequence ATGACCAGGATCGTCCGCCGCCAAGCGTTCTCCGACACCACCTTCCTCTGGGAAGTCGAGGCCCCCGACGTCGCCCGCGCCGCCCAGCCGGGCCACTTCGTGATGCTGCGGCTGCACGAGGGGTCGGAGCGCATCCCGCTCACCGTCGCCGACTTCGACCGCGAGAAGGGGACCATCACGATGGTGGTCCAGGCGCTCGGCAAGACGACGCGCGAGATGATGACGAACTACGCGGAGGGCGACACCTTCCTGGACTTCGTGGGCCCGCTCGGCCTGCCGCAGCACGTGGGGAAGTTCGGCCACGTGGTGCTCGTCGGCGGCGGCCTCGGCGTCGCGCCGGTCTACCCGCAGCTGCGCGCCTTCAAGGAGGCCGGCTGCCGCACCACCGGCGTCATCGGGTTCCGCAACAAGGACCTGGTGTTCTGGGAGGACAAGTTCAAGACGTACTGCGACGACCTCGTGGTCTGCACCGACGACGGCAGCTACGGCAAGCCGGGCTTCGTCACCCAGGCGCTCAAGGAGATCTGCGAGAAGGACAAGCCGGATCTGGTGGTCGCCATCGGCCCGCTCCCGATGATGAACGCCTGCGTCGAGACCACCCGGCCCTTCGGCGTGAAGACCATGGTGAGCCTCAACGCCATCATGGTGGACGGCACCGGCATGTGCGGCTCCTGCCGCGTCACCGTGGACGGCAAGGTCAAGTTCGCCTGCGTCGAGGGTCCGGACTTCGACGGCCACAAGGTGGACTTCAAGGAGCTCATGGCCCGCCAGCGCCGCTTCAAGGAGCAGGAGGCGGCCGCCAACCAGGACTACGCGCACGTCTGCAACCTCGAGAAGCAGCTCTTCGAGGACGAGAAGCGCAACTACAAGAAGCTGAAGGAGCTCGCGCCCAAGGCGGTGCACATGCCCGAGCGCGACGCGCAGGAGCGCGCCCGGAACTTCAAGGAGGTGAACCTGGGCTACTCGCTCCAGGACGCCCTCACCGAGGCCGAGCGCTGCATCCAGTGCGCGAAGCCGACCTGCGTGGCCGGCTGCCCGGTGTCGATCGACATCCCGCGCTTCATCCGGCACCTCCTCGTCCGCGATCTCGACGGCGCCGCCGCCGTCATCCGCGAGTCGAACGCCTTCCCGTCGGTCTGCGGCCGCGTCTGCCCGCAGGAGACGCAGTGCGAGTCGCAGTGCATCATCGCGAAGAAGATGGAGTCGGTGGCCATCGGCCGGCTCGAGCGCTTCGTCGGCGACACCGCCGCGCTGCCCAAGGCGAAGCCGCCCGTCTTCGCGCCCCAGGACCGGCTCGGCCGCGTCGCCATCTGCGGCTCCGGCCCCGCCGGCCTCGCCGCGGCCGCCGACCTCGTCCGCTACGGCGCCGACGTCACCGTGTTCGAGGCGCTCCACGTGGTGGGCGGCGTGCTCCAGTACGGCATCCCGTCCTTCCGCCTCCCGCGCGACATCATCGAGCGCGAGGTGAAGCAGCTGCGCGACGCGGGCGTGAAGATCGAGACCAACAAGGTCATCGGCAAGACCTTCACCGTGCCGCAGCTCCTCGAGGAGAAGGGCTTCGACGCCGTCTTCCTCGGCGTGGGCGCCGGCGCCCCGGCCTTCCTCGGCATCCCCGGCGAGAACGCCGGGCAGGTCTACAGCGCCAACGAGTTCCTCACCCGCGTGAACCTCATGGGCGGGGACAAGTTCCCCTACCTCGACACCCCCATCCGGCTCGGCAACAGCGTGGTGGTGATCGGCGCCGGCAACACCGCCATGGACTGCCTCCGCGTGGCCAAGCGGCTCGGCGCGCCGACGGTGCGCTGCGTCTACCGGCGCTCCGAGGCCGAGGCCCCGGCCCGCATCGAGGAGATCCGGCACGCCAAGGAGGAGGGGATCGAGTTCTACTTCCTCCACGGCCCGGTCGAGATCCTGGCCGACGCCGACGGGAACGTCACCGGCATGAAGGTGGAGCGGATGGTGCTCGGCGAGCCCGACGAGAAGGGGCGCCGCAAGCCGATGGGCACGGGCGAGCTCCACGTGCTCGAGTGCGACACCGTCATCTCCGCCCTCGGTACCAAGGCGAACCCGGTGGTCACCGAGTCCACCCCCGGCCTCGCGCTCAACAAGTGGGGCAACATCGCCGCCGACGACGGCAAGCCCCAGTCCACCCAGGCCACCAACCTCCCCGGCGTCTTCGCCGGCGGCGACATCGTGACCGGCGGCGCCACCGTGATCCTCGCCATGGGCGCCGGCCGCCGCGCCGCGCGCTCCATCGCCGCCTGGCTGAGGAACGGCAAGCGGAGCTGGCCGGTGACCGCCGAGGAGGCGGCCGCGTTCGAGCCCCCGGCCCAGGTCCGGCCCGCGCCGGCCGGCGCCACCGTCCCCGCTGGCGCCCTGGAGGAGCCCGTGCGCACCTGCCCGAAGTGCCACCGCCCGATCGAGGGCGACGAGGAGTACGTCTGCTGCGCCGGCGCGCAGCTCTCCTGGCGCTGTGAGAAGTGCGCCAAGGTGAGCGAGGGCTTCGCCTTCCCGTACGGGCTCTGCCCGATCTGCGGCGAGGGCAAGCTCGCCCCGCTCGACGACCGCGAGGTCTCGGGCGCCGCGCTCGACGCCGTGCGCGTGGCCTTCGAGATCGAGCTCGGCGGCATGGCCTTCTACACGCGGGCCGCCAAGGAGGCCACCGACCCGGCCCTGCGCGAGCTGTTCGGGCGCTTCGCCGGGATGGAGACCGAGCACATGGCGACCCTGCAGCGGCGGTACCACGTGGAGGCCCCGGCCGCCCCGTCGGACTCCTTCCGCATCGCCAGCGCGGCCATCTTCGCCGGCCTCGAGCACCGGCCGAGCGACCCGGAGAGCCTCTTCCAGATCGCGATCCTCTTCGAGCAGCGGGCGGTGAAGTTCTTCACCGAGAACGTGGACAAGGCCCCGGCCGGCTCCGCGGCGCGCCAGCTCTACAAGGAGCTCGCGGCGGAGGAGCAGGAGCACGTGGCCCTGCTCACGACCGAGCTCGCCCGCTGGAAGCAGGGCAAGCCGGGCCTGCTGTAG
- a CDS encoding HNH endonuclease, giving the protein MARSSADALGAFDLARRLRELAGDERNVQADFLLHLDAFDRHRAYLDAGHASLWEFCLKALHLREGAAGRRIGAMRVLRRFPALEEALRDGRLCLSTLGLLGPVLTEGNREEMLARAAFQTRAEVERLIASIQPRPAPKDGIRRVPGPLQRVAGAEEAIGAPGQAPEVAAGAATALPAEEPPPGDAPRDLRPSDESRAGSEPLALSTPAPSTLSHDRPASRPELRPVSEESYSLRLTLDAAFKGELDQLRQLLSHKLPNGDLAAVLREAVRCAIEKHGKRRGAVAPKKVRAQAKGTGKKEGSAEGIEERGTTAKDRAAPAAPRAHALAAGPETGGTARDRQRRARRAIPAALRREVWARDGGQCAWRGEDGRRCESRWQLELDHVIPVALGGATTADNLRLACRAHNILSAERAFGREHMARFRRAESRQGEFAIASGGGTE; this is encoded by the coding sequence ATTGCGCGGTCTTCGGCAGACGCTCTCGGCGCTTTCGACCTGGCGCGCCGCCTGCGAGAGCTCGCCGGAGACGAGCGGAACGTCCAGGCCGACTTCCTGCTCCACCTCGACGCCTTCGACCGGCACCGGGCCTACCTCGACGCCGGCCATGCGTCGCTCTGGGAGTTCTGCCTGAAGGCGCTCCACCTTCGCGAGGGCGCGGCGGGGCGGCGCATCGGGGCCATGCGCGTGCTGCGTCGCTTCCCCGCGCTCGAAGAAGCGCTCAGGGACGGCAGGCTCTGCCTCTCCACGCTCGGGCTGCTCGGACCGGTGCTCACCGAAGGCAACCGGGAGGAGATGCTGGCCCGCGCCGCCTTCCAGACCCGGGCCGAGGTGGAGCGGCTGATCGCCTCCATCCAGCCGAGGCCGGCTCCGAAGGACGGGATCCGCCGGGTGCCCGGACCGCTGCAGCGGGTGGCGGGAGCGGAGGAGGCCATTGGCGCGCCGGGTCAGGCGCCCGAGGTGGCGGCCGGCGCGGCCACCGCGCTACCCGCGGAGGAGCCGCCGCCGGGCGATGCCCCGCGTGACCTTCGTCCTTCTGACGAGTCGCGCGCCGGCTCCGAGCCGCTGGCCCTGAGCACGCCAGCGCCTTCGACGCTCTCCCACGACCGGCCTGCCTCGCGCCCGGAGCTCCGGCCCGTGTCGGAGGAGAGCTACTCCCTTCGCCTCACGCTCGACGCGGCGTTCAAGGGCGAGCTCGACCAGCTCAGGCAGCTCCTCAGCCACAAGCTCCCGAACGGTGATCTGGCCGCGGTGCTCCGGGAGGCGGTGCGCTGCGCCATCGAGAAGCACGGGAAGCGGCGCGGCGCGGTGGCGCCGAAGAAGGTGAGGGCGCAGGCGAAGGGAACGGGCAAGAAGGAAGGGAGCGCGGAGGGCATCGAGGAGCGAGGCACGACGGCGAAGGATCGCGCCGCTCCAGCCGCGCCGAGAGCCCACGCGCTCGCGGCCGGCCCGGAAACTGGGGGAACGGCTCGCGACCGGCAGCGCCGGGCGAGGCGCGCCATCCCCGCCGCGCTTCGCCGGGAGGTCTGGGCGCGCGACGGCGGCCAGTGCGCCTGGCGCGGCGAGGACGGCCGCCGCTGCGAGAGCCGGTGGCAGCTCGAGCTCGATCACGTGATCCCGGTCGCGCTCGGCGGGGCGACGACCGCCGACAACCTCCGGCTCGCCTGCCGCGCCCACAACATCCTCAGCGCCGAGCGGGCCTTCGGGCGGGAGCACATGGCGCGCTTCCGGCGGGCGGAGTCCCGGCAGGGTGAGTTTGCTATCGCCAGCGGAGGTGGAACGGAGTGA
- a CDS encoding aldo/keto reductase, whose translation MPLDHYVSLGRSGLRVSPLCLGAMTFGEDWGWGASVADSEAMIDRFLARGGNFIDTANIYTKGHSEKIIGDHLGRHPAKRDRVVIATKFFSNLYSGDPNGGGASRKAIVSACEQSLRRLQTGYVDLYWMHSWDASTPIDETLRALDDLVREGKVRYVGFSDTPAWKCAEAQVLARFLGQAPVTAIQVEYSLLERTIEGELVPMAREHGMGITPWSPLKSGVLTGKYRREEHGRHQAGRGEWATRALDERAYAVIDLLGELARELGTTVSRVALAWVMGRPGVSSTILGARTVAQLEDNLGAADVTLTPAQAGRLEALTVPKLDFPHDFVANNASFFQGGTTIDGRPAAPWPLAPKGDDDRW comes from the coding sequence ATGCCCCTCGACCACTACGTCAGCCTGGGCCGCTCCGGCCTGCGCGTCTCGCCCCTCTGCCTCGGCGCCATGACCTTCGGCGAGGACTGGGGGTGGGGCGCGAGCGTCGCCGACTCCGAGGCGATGATCGACCGCTTCCTCGCGCGCGGCGGCAACTTCATCGACACCGCCAACATCTACACCAAGGGGCACTCCGAGAAGATCATCGGCGACCACCTGGGCCGGCACCCGGCGAAGCGCGACCGGGTGGTGATCGCCACCAAGTTCTTCTCGAACCTGTATTCCGGCGACCCGAACGGCGGCGGCGCCAGCCGCAAGGCGATCGTCTCCGCCTGCGAGCAGTCGCTGCGGCGGCTGCAGACCGGGTACGTCGATCTCTACTGGATGCACAGCTGGGACGCCTCCACGCCCATCGACGAGACGCTGCGCGCGCTCGACGACCTGGTGCGCGAGGGCAAGGTCCGCTACGTCGGCTTCTCCGACACGCCCGCCTGGAAGTGCGCCGAGGCGCAGGTGCTGGCCCGCTTCCTGGGGCAGGCGCCCGTCACCGCCATCCAGGTGGAGTACTCGCTCCTCGAGCGCACCATCGAGGGCGAGCTCGTCCCGATGGCGCGCGAGCACGGGATGGGGATCACCCCCTGGTCCCCGCTCAAGAGCGGCGTGCTCACCGGCAAGTACCGGCGCGAGGAGCACGGCCGGCACCAGGCCGGCCGCGGCGAGTGGGCCACGCGCGCGCTCGACGAGCGGGCCTACGCCGTGATCGACCTCCTCGGCGAGCTCGCCCGGGAGCTCGGCACCACCGTGTCGCGGGTCGCCCTCGCCTGGGTCATGGGCCGCCCCGGCGTCAGCTCCACCATCCTCGGCGCCCGCACCGTCGCCCAGCTCGAGGACAACCTCGGCGCCGCCGACGTGACCCTCACCCCCGCCCAGGCCGGGCGGCTCGAGGCGCTCACCGTCCCGAAGCTCGACTTCCCCCACGATTTCGTGGCCAACAACGCGTCCTTCTTCCAGGGCGGGACCACCATCGACGGCCGCCCGGCCGCTCCCTGGCCGCTCGCCCCAAAGGGGGACGACGACCGCTGGTGA
- the rdgC gene encoding recombination-associated protein RdgC: MPLLAGTVTFARFQAELPKAAAQDTRRWLQRALKQGAFKPLDPAAGAEDRSAGFVALEDHDATDFPLGQGLEGDYALFGYRVDQIRIPAAQLKAELGRWLASFEQEHGRKATRGEKAHAKDAIRSVLRQRTPPSSKVHDVSLDWKTGALQLWAASRSLVEEVAEAVEAAFGAKLQPRNLAGHAAEAGLEGKALAPTGALFGADLPGAEEVADVEA, translated from the coding sequence ATGCCCCTCCTCGCAGGAACCGTCACCTTCGCCCGCTTCCAGGCCGAGCTCCCCAAGGCGGCCGCCCAGGACACCCGCCGCTGGCTGCAGCGCGCCCTGAAGCAGGGCGCCTTCAAGCCCCTCGACCCGGCCGCCGGCGCCGAGGACCGCTCCGCCGGGTTCGTCGCCCTCGAGGACCACGACGCCACCGACTTCCCGCTCGGCCAGGGGCTCGAGGGCGACTACGCGCTCTTCGGCTACCGCGTGGACCAGATCCGGATCCCGGCCGCCCAGCTCAAGGCCGAGCTCGGCCGCTGGCTCGCGAGCTTCGAGCAGGAGCACGGGCGCAAGGCGACCCGCGGCGAGAAGGCCCACGCCAAGGACGCCATCCGCAGCGTGCTCCGCCAGCGCACGCCGCCCTCGAGCAAGGTGCACGACGTGAGCCTCGACTGGAAGACCGGCGCGCTGCAGCTCTGGGCCGCCTCGCGCAGCCTGGTGGAGGAGGTGGCCGAGGCGGTCGAGGCCGCCTTCGGCGCGAAGCTGCAGCCCCGGAACCTCGCCGGCCACGCCGCCGAGGCCGGCCTGGAGGGCAAGGCGCTCGCGCCCACCGGGGCGCTCTTCGGCGCGGACCTGCCGGGCGCGGAGGAGGTGGCCGATGTCGAGGCGTGA
- a CDS encoding carboxypeptidase-like regulatory domain-containing protein, whose translation MSGTSARSGGALAVTVLLASLACSSGGGGDGGVRGTNAGGDGGAGGAAPDAGVDGGAGSPPPPATGALHAISGTVSGASGGVAISLTGVNVQLLGSSAIDVHPDARGGYRFGAVPDGEYVLFPEGPGLAFSPPRSRVTVSGHDVTRVDFAASAASSSLVISGTISGAAPDGITVRLSPAPGFPFGQTVTTADGGRYAFTDLHPGEYLLTPFLEGNTFTPPDRLLDLGAADASGQDFAQRAAPVERRFRPVCRGGWCVETPQPQGNVLSGIWGSSTRDVWAVGWDVLLHWDGAAWSAYAPASPGGAAALENRFAAVWGSSADDVWAVGWSIQHWDGRGWTAVPSGLTDVGQLSLTSIWGSAADDVWAMGGWTVLHWDGYAWSASPPPVGTSLQAVWGSAADDVWAVGTGEPMHWDGRSWSPVPTPMSALAAFAAAWNLGGGPRLTSVWGSSARDVWAVGWNGVVLHWDGQAWSAVPTPAGWWTQEAAVWGSSATDAWIVGGIGALHWDGATWSSASLPESNPLALWGSAADDVWAVGNDGEMLHWDGVAWSKTPDRIFARELTGVWVHDDADAWAVDELGSIFHWDGASWITASHPGTGFRAVWGSAGDDVWAVGAGAVHWDGSAWSAVPAPPGADPRRILTAVFGTSASDVWAVGNGEVWHWDGANWSIAPAPNLTFTGVWASAPDDAWATASGGVTYNPDFPAMAHWNGKTWTTVTDRATAGYLNGVWGSSARDVWAVGDGGRILHFDGTAWTRVAGAQDDLYAISGSGPNDVWAVGGRGGGAAVGSVNFGGAVLHWDGSAWTKQETPFGPPSVYGGGRLAAVSGSPSGLVWAVGAYRTILRHQR comes from the coding sequence ATGTCCGGGACCAGCGCCAGGAGCGGGGGAGCGCTCGCCGTCACCGTCCTGCTCGCCAGCCTCGCCTGCTCGAGCGGGGGCGGCGGAGATGGAGGCGTGCGCGGCACCAACGCCGGCGGGGACGGCGGAGCGGGTGGCGCTGCCCCGGACGCAGGGGTGGACGGTGGCGCCGGCTCGCCTCCGCCCCCAGCCACGGGCGCGCTCCACGCCATCTCCGGCACCGTGTCGGGCGCGAGCGGCGGCGTCGCGATCTCGCTCACCGGAGTGAACGTGCAGCTGCTCGGCTCCAGCGCCATCGACGTTCACCCGGACGCCCGCGGGGGTTACCGGTTCGGCGCGGTGCCCGATGGCGAGTACGTCCTCTTCCCCGAGGGCCCGGGGCTCGCCTTCAGCCCGCCCCGGTCGCGCGTCACCGTGAGCGGCCACGACGTGACCCGCGTGGACTTCGCCGCCAGCGCCGCGAGCTCCAGCCTCGTCATCTCTGGCACCATCTCGGGAGCCGCTCCGGACGGGATCACCGTGCGGCTCTCTCCCGCCCCGGGCTTTCCCTTCGGGCAGACGGTCACCACGGCGGACGGAGGGCGCTACGCCTTCACCGACCTCCATCCCGGCGAGTACCTCCTCACGCCCTTCCTCGAGGGCAACACCTTCACGCCTCCGGACCGCCTGCTGGACCTGGGCGCCGCCGACGCGAGCGGGCAGGACTTCGCCCAGCGCGCCGCGCCAGTCGAGCGGCGGTTCCGGCCCGTCTGTCGGGGCGGCTGGTGCGTCGAGACACCGCAGCCGCAAGGGAACGTCCTGAGCGGAATCTGGGGCAGCTCGACGCGCGACGTCTGGGCGGTCGGGTGGGACGTCCTGCTGCACTGGGATGGCGCGGCCTGGTCCGCGTACGCTCCGGCGTCCCCCGGAGGCGCGGCCGCGCTCGAGAACCGCTTCGCGGCGGTCTGGGGCAGCTCGGCGGACGACGTCTGGGCCGTCGGGTGGTCCATCCAGCACTGGGACGGGCGCGGCTGGACCGCCGTGCCGAGCGGGTTGACCGACGTGGGCCAGCTCTCGCTCACCTCGATCTGGGGCAGCGCCGCCGACGACGTCTGGGCGATGGGCGGCTGGACCGTGCTCCACTGGGACGGCTACGCGTGGAGCGCCAGCCCGCCCCCGGTCGGCACCTCGCTCCAGGCGGTCTGGGGGAGCGCGGCCGACGACGTCTGGGCGGTCGGGACCGGCGAGCCGATGCACTGGGACGGCCGCTCCTGGTCGCCCGTGCCGACGCCGATGTCCGCCCTGGCCGCGTTCGCCGCGGCGTGGAACCTCGGCGGCGGTCCCAGGCTCACGAGCGTCTGGGGCAGCTCGGCGCGCGACGTCTGGGCCGTGGGCTGGAACGGCGTGGTCCTTCACTGGGATGGCCAGGCCTGGTCGGCCGTGCCCACGCCGGCGGGGTGGTGGACCCAGGAGGCGGCGGTCTGGGGCAGCTCGGCGACGGACGCCTGGATTGTCGGGGGCATCGGGGCACTCCACTGGGACGGTGCCACCTGGTCGAGCGCCTCTCTCCCAGAGAGCAATCCTCTCGCCCTGTGGGGGAGCGCCGCCGACGACGTCTGGGCCGTCGGCAATGATGGGGAGATGCTGCACTGGGACGGCGTCGCCTGGTCGAAGACCCCGGACCGGATCTTCGCGCGCGAGCTCACCGGCGTCTGGGTGCACGATGACGCCGACGCCTGGGCGGTGGACGAGCTGGGATCGATCTTCCACTGGGACGGCGCGAGCTGGATCACCGCCTCGCACCCAGGGACGGGGTTCCGCGCGGTCTGGGGGAGCGCCGGGGACGACGTGTGGGCGGTGGGCGCGGGAGCCGTGCACTGGGACGGAAGCGCCTGGTCGGCGGTTCCCGCGCCGCCCGGCGCCGACCCTCGGCGGATCCTCACCGCCGTCTTCGGCACCTCGGCGAGCGACGTGTGGGCCGTCGGGAACGGCGAGGTCTGGCACTGGGACGGCGCCAACTGGTCGATCGCTCCGGCTCCCAACCTGACCTTCACCGGCGTCTGGGCCAGCGCGCCCGACGACGCCTGGGCGACCGCGAGCGGCGGCGTCACGTACAACCCCGACTTCCCGGCCATGGCCCACTGGAACGGCAAGACCTGGACCACGGTGACCGACCGCGCGACCGCCGGATACCTGAACGGCGTCTGGGGCAGCTCCGCGCGCGACGTCTGGGCGGTGGGCGACGGCGGCCGGATCCTCCACTTCGACGGGACGGCCTGGACGCGGGTGGCCGGCGCCCAGGACGACCTGTACGCGATATCGGGGAGCGGGCCGAACGACGTCTGGGCGGTCGGCGGTCGCGGCGGTGGCGCGGCCGTCGGCTCCGTGAACTTCGGCGGCGCGGTGCTGCACTGGGACGGGAGCGCCTGGACGAAGCAGGAGACGCCCTTCGGCCCGCCTTCGGTGTACGGGGGCGGCCGGCTCGCCGCTGTCTCCGGCAGCCCGTCCGGCCTGGTCTGGGCCGTCGGCGCCTACCGCACCATCCTGCGGCACCAGCGGTGA